AAAAAACTTTGGTTGCACAAGCGCCAAGCGTTACAATTATTTGCGGCTGAATAATGCTCAGTTCTTCGTGCAGGCATGCGCTCGCCCATGCCATGCATTCAGCATAATCAGGTGTTTTGTTGTTTGGTGGTCGATACTTTACCACATTTGTGATGTAGAGCTCTTCTCTCTTGATTCCGTGTTGCAGCAAAAGCTCAGAAAGCAGTTTTCCAGATTTACCAACAAATGGTTTTCCTTGAATCGACTCTTCTTTTCCCGGTGCTTCGCCAATAAAAACAATCTTTGAGTCCTTGTTTCCAAACCCTGCAATAAACTGTTCTTGCGGGTTAAAGTATGGTAAATGAGTGTTCTTTTTTGTTTCAGAGAATAACCTTTGTAAGCGCTCTTCTTTTGACAAAGGTACGTTAAACTCGGCGCTTTTTTGGTGCGTTGGCGTATTCATAACTCTATCCATTTTTTTGTATCATTTTGACTATGATTTTGTCAGAGAATGAGCGATTGTAAAAATAAAAATAAGAGCTCCTGAAATCCCAAAACTTAGTTGAAAATCAAGCCCGTATAACACGAATGGATTTGAATTGAGTGCCGCGAGTGTAATAATTGAAAAAAGATGCAAAAGCTGGGCGCTTTCTCCCAGAAAAAAGGCTAATCCAAGAAGCAGATTCATAGAAAATGCGCGAATAAATGAGATCGAGGGCGATGAGATGAGATAGTATGCAATTGTCACACTTGCAACAATAGCCCGAGAAAACCAGTGTGGAAGCAAAAAGTACTGTAGTATCCAGATAAGTAGTGCCGCAAAAACAATTAAGTGAATTCCTGATCGCGCAAGAAAATGAGAAATTCCCCATCGCTCAAAAAGATCCCTTGTTTTTGATGGCAAATATTCGTTTTTTCCCAAAAAAATGCTTTTGACAAGGCCTTGGGCGTCGCGTGATAAATTATTTGCAATCGCGTCGTTTATGCGCATTTTAATACGCGTTGTTTTGCTTGGTTGGCCAGGCGAGTGTGTGCAGTTTTCGGG
This DNA window, taken from Candidatus Dependentiae bacterium, encodes the following:
- a CDS encoding uracil-DNA glycosylase, giving the protein MDRVMNTPTHQKSAEFNVPLSKEERLQRLFSETKKNTHLPYFNPQEQFIAGFGNKDSKIVFIGEAPGKEESIQGKPFVGKSGKLLSELLLQHGIKREELYITNVVKYRPPNNKTPDYAECMAWASACLHEELSIIQPQIIVTLGACATKVF